The Desulfobulbaceae bacterium sequence CTTCTATCCGCGATTCTTTGGCTCTTTCGTGGCCGAGCGTTACTGGTGCCGGGTCTTGAAGCTGTGATTATTGTGGCCATTTTTTATTCTTTTTTCTTGATGCAGGGGGTCAACTACACGATTTATCGGGTAAGCGGGGCGATGGGACTTGCTTTGACGGGACGGTACATGTTTCCGGTGCTGGTCCCTCTCTATCTGCTGACGGCGCAGGGCCTGATTGCGAAGACTCCTCGCTGGTGGCAAGTTCTGCTTGGACTCGCGGTGGCAACTCTCTTTGTGTTTGGCGAGTTTCCTTGGTTCTTGCGGAATGCAGGCCCTGAGTGGTACTTTTGACGAGAGCCCATAACGGTATGGATATACGAGGTACCCATAGAACAGAGATTGCGGATCACCTGGCTGAGAAAAACATAGTCCGTTCCTGTTCTGATCCCTGGCAGTGGCTGGCGGTGTTGGCTATTGTTGTTGGCACAATCTGGTTACGCTGGCATCTTCTCGATGTCTCGCTGGAACGGGATGAGGGCGAGTATGCCTATGGTGGGCAGCTGTTGCTTCAGGGAGTTCCTCCTTATCAGCTTCTCTATAATATGAAGCTGCCGGGTATCTATGCGGTGTATGCGGTGATCCTTGCCGTCTTTGGCAATACTCAGACTGGCATTCATCTTGGCCTCTTGTGTGCGAATGTAGCGAGTATTGTGCTGCTTTTCTTACTGGGGCGCCGTATCGCAGGCCCATTTGCTGGGATCTGTGCCGGGGCGTTATTTGCCGTGTTGTCGGTGGGACAGGCAGTGCAGGGGGTCTTTGCCAATGCGGAGCATTTTGTCCTGGTGCCGGTCCTTTTTGGCGCTTTGATTCTGAGTATTGGTCTTGATTTAAAGCGCTTATGGCTCATTTTTTTCAGTGGGGTCCTTCTGGGGATTGGGGTACTTATCAAGCAGCATGGAGCGCTCTTTGCCCTTTGGGCTGGTTTTTTTGTTGTTGTTGAAGGGATCATTGGCCGTTACCAGGTTCGGCAGGTTATCAGATCTGTCTTCATCCTTACTCTCGGGACCCTTCTGCCTTATGGCCTCACCTGCCTTCTCTTGTTGAAGGCAGGTGTCTTTGAACAATTCTGGTTTTGGACCATCGATTATGCCAGGGCCTATGCTACCCAGGTTCCCTGGTCTGCAGCATGGGCTAACATGGCAGAGAGAGTCTCTGTTATGTGGTGGGCCTCACCGCTCCCGTGGGCGGCCTCAGGTTTTGGTGTTCTCGTTTGTCTTGTTCGATATCGTGGGGTGAGCCGCCCCTGGGTTGTCTTAGGCTTTACACTATTTTCAATTCTCTCAGTTTGCCCAGGATTTTTTTTTCGGCCGCACTATTTTGTTTTATTGCTTCCTGCCGCAGCCTTGCTCGGTGGAGTCGGCATTGTTGCCGCTGCTTGGATTGTTGCCAGAGATAATGGGCAGGGACGAACTGTGGTAGTGGGAGTTATCCTCCTCTCCCTTCTGTTGGGAGGGACACTGTACCGTCAGCGTCACTTTTTATTTCAGTTGTCACCAGCTCAAGCGAGTATTGCTACGTATTGGCCGAACCCGTTTAATGAATCTCTGGAGATAGCCAGTTTTATTCAGAAGAACAGTAAACCGTCTGATACCATCGCGATTATCGGATCAGAACCGCAAATCTTTTTTTACGCCAATCGCCGCTCAGCAACGGGATATATTTATATGTATCCGTTGATGGAGGGCCATGAGTTTGCTCTAGAGATGCAACGGCGACTTATTGCCGAGATTGAAGCGGCCAAGCCGGAGTATCTTCTTTTTGTCCGAATTGATACCTCGTGGTTGCAGCGACCCGACTCTCATTTCTTGATTTATGAGTGGTTTACAGGGTATAAAGAGGGCTATCAGCGGGTTGGTGTTGTGGAAATTTTCGAGAAAACAACCCGTTATTCATGGCAGACAGAAAGCGTCTGGCCGCCTCAAACTCCTTATTGGATTGAGGTGTTGCGGAAGAAAAACGCGGAAACCGGAGAGGAGAAGTAGAGTGTATCAGGGAAAAAAGATTGTGGTGGTGATGCCCGCGTATAACGCGTCAGAAACCTTGAGAAAGACCTATGACGAGGTCATGGCTCAGGGGGTAGTCGATCTGGTAATCGTGGTCGATGACGCGAGTCATGATCAGACCGCTGCCCTGGCTCGGACTCTTCCTCACACCATAGTCCATGTCCACGAACAGAATATGGGCTATGGTGGCAATCAAAAGTCATGTTACCGAATTGCTTTGGAAGAGGGAGCTGGCATCGTCATTATGGTTCATCCAGATTATCAATATACGCCGATGCTGATTCCGGCTATGGCGTCAATGATCGGTAATGGCTTGTATCATTGCGTTCTGGGGTCCAGGATTCTTGGTGGCCATGCCCTTAAAGGTGGGATGCCGTTGTGGAAATACATTGCCAACCGGATTTTAACCTTGGTTGAAAACATTTTGTTGGATGCCAAGTTGTCTGAGTATCATACCGGCTATCGGGCTTTTTCCAGGGAGTTACTTGAATCGATTGATCTGACGGTGAATTCTGATGATTTTGTTTTTGATAACCAGATGTTGGCTCAGGTGCTCTGGCATGGTTACACCATTGCCGAGGTGAGTTGCCCGACCAAGTATTTTGCCGAAGCCTCGTCAATTAATTTGTCCAGGAGTATAACTTACGGTATTGGTTGTCTGAAGACCGCCATCAGCTATCGCCTAGCTACTCTAGGCTTGGTGCACTCAGCGTTGTTCCCTGGGGTAAGAGAGCTTTGATGGCGTCGCAAAAAGTCCGATCTACTGCGTTGCAGCATATTTTTGCTCATTCGGCACACCATATGTGTGGCCTCATTCACAAAAACACCCTGCGCCTCGGAGTCTCTCTTCGCTCGCTTTCCTGTATATCGGCCCTTTTGCTTAGCCATCCCGTGATTTTTTGCGAGATTATTAGCTTTAGCTTAAGAAATTTGTCGCTCAGGGGAGCAGTTGACGGGAATGTCCTCTGCCAAGGGCTGATAGTTACCACTGAGATTTATACAGTGCCATCTTTTGATCCGAACATCGGTACCTTCTTGCTGTTAACTTGATTAAATACAAATAGATATCTAATTTATTATGGTGGTAATGTCTATCAATATTATGCTGCGTGTTAGCGCTGGTCTGGTTGCCGCGGCGATTCTGGTCACCATTTTTTGGGTTAGTAGTTCTGTTGCTTCAGCCGTGTCGTCTGGTAGTCGCTGTGAGCGAGGAGACTGTCAAGACGGTCAGGGTATGATGCTCTACGATAACGGAGACAAGTATGTTGGGCAGTTTATGAACGGTTTGCCAGAAGGCAAGGGCGCCTTAATCGCTCATGATGGCAGTGTCTTGGAAGGAATCTTTCTGAAGGGATTGACTATGGGAGCAGGCACCCTGATAGAAGGGGACGGTGATAAATATGTGGGACAATTCTATCGTGGAGTGGCTAACGGGCAAGGCGATAAGTTTTTGACTAATGGTTCTTATTTTAAGGGGTTGTGGCGTAACGGGGAGTTTTTCCGGGGAAATGGGGTGATGATTGACGCGAGTGGCCGCCATTACGAAGGACAATATAAAAATAAGCTGTTCTGGGGGCAGGGAAAATTAACAGAGTCTGATGGCAGCACCTACGAGGGTGCATTTAAGGAAGGTATCTCTGAAGGTCAGGGTAAAAAAACATTTGTCGACGGCACGATGTATAACGGATTGTTCAAGAAGGGGATATATCATGGACTTGGGGTTCTGGTTCTGGATGATGGCACCCGGTTCGAAGGTGAGTTCCGTGATGGCGAGTTCTTCGGCCAGGGTACGATGACCTGGCGGGATGGTCGTAAGTATAAGGGGCAGTTTGAGAAGGGACAATTTAAGGGACAGGGGGTGTTTACCTCTGTTGATGGCACTGAATATAGGGGTATGTTTCGGGATGGAAAATACAATGGCCGTGGGGTGTTGATCAGCAAGGACGGAGAACGGCTTGAAGGTGATTTCGTCGATAACGTATTTCTTGAAAATGATGATCATAAGAGTTCAATGCCTGAGGCCGTGATCACTTTGACTCCGGATGAAGAGGAGCAGCCTCTTGGGGATAAGGGTGTCGAGCTGCTGGATAGCTTGCCATCGTCATCTGAGCCTCTTGGACAACCGAAATCTGAGAGTAAAGGGGCAAAGTAATGAAGGTGGTGTTGTTATTGATTCTTGGGTCTGCCGCCTTGGCTTGGATTCCCTCTTCTTTTGGGGGCGCAGCATCATCATTAGCAGCAGATGGTGCGCCGTCTCCTATCGTCATTTTGCCCCGTACGGGGCAAGTTTTGACTTATGATCAATCAGGTAAGGTCATCGACTTTAAGGGATCAGGCCAGGATGGTGAGTTTCAGCGTGGCGCGGTCTGGCCTGACCCCCGTTTTGTTGTTAATGCCGATGGCACAATCTCTGATGGCTTGACAGGACTAATGTGGCTTAAGGCTGGGAATTGCTTTAGGGATCTGCCATGGCCTACGGCCCTGCAAGCTCTGTCTGATTTTAATCGGGGAGAGATTATCTGCCCCGGAATGAAGGTTAAATACAACGACTGGTTTGTGCCTGATCTTGCGCAGCTTGCCTCTTTGGTTGATGCCCAGGCCCCGGTGATTGGTGATTCGCTCCGATTGATTGGGTTTAGTGAGGTCCAAAATGGCGCTTACTGGTCTGCAACGCCTCATCGGAATCAGCAGAACGCATGGAGTGTGAGTTTTGCGAACGGTTCAATCTCGGCTGTGAGTAAATTAGAACGGCACTTTGTGCTTGTTGCGCGGTTGCCGGGAAGTGAGAAAGATAAGGACAGCAAAGGGGGAGGGCAACCATCTCTGGTTAGCCCGGTAAGTGTATTAGCGGACTCATCACCCCAACGGTTTTTGGATAACGGAGATGGCACGGTTACTGATCTGCAGACCGGCTTGAGTTGGCTTCAGGATGCTGCCTGTCTCCCGATGCTTGATTGGCAAGGGGCATTATCTGTTGCCAATCAGGTTACAGGTAACGGTGGCGTTGCGGATTGCCCATCATTACGGGGAGTAAAGACGGATTGGTCTTTGCCGAATGTGGTCGAGCTTAGAAGTTTGATTGATTATAGGACAGACTACCCAGCTTTAAGTCCAGAGCATCCTTTCCATCGAGTAATGCCAACTGGATACTGGACTGCGACTACAGTGGTGGGCGCTCCAGAGTATGCCTTTGTTGGTGATATGGAAACTGGGGCGATCTTGCCTGTAAATAAGGCGGAAAAACGGCGCGTTTTACTTGTAAGGCAGGGTGTTCTAGGTCCAGAACGGCCTCGGAAGGAGGCTGCTCTCAATCGTGGGGTTATGGGAGTCGATTCTCGTTATGTGTTGGAAATTGATCCAGAGGTGGTCATGGAGATTAAATGGCCTCCGGGGGGCAGATTCGTCAATAATGGTGATGGTACCAGTCTTGATGTTATTACTGGCATCAATTGGCTTACCGATGCAAATTGTTTTGGCAAGAAGAGTTGGAAAGAGGCTGGGGCTGCGGTTGATAGACTTAATGCCCAAGCCACGGCCACGAGATCTTTGGGGAAACAGACTCAGGCGAGCCGTCGGTACGCGATCAAGTGTGAAGGTTATGAGGGGAGTGCTGAAGACTGGGTGATGCCGACGTTTCAAGAGTTGCTGGATCTGATTAATGCCGAAGAAAAAGATAGTGCCGCGTGGCTTAGTCGCCAAGGTCTTCATAATGTTCAGAGCAGTGGTATTTATTGGAGCGGAACCGAAACACCGTTGAATTTATATTTTGCTGACGCAGTTACACTAAAGACGGGGAAGGCCGGGAATTATCCGAAGTCTCTCAAATTTTTTGTCTGGCCTCACCGGAAGCTTCCTGCTGCGGGGGAACAAGCTCTTGAGCCACTTTTGAATCTGACGGCTAATACAATCGGTAATTATATTACTCTATCTCCGAAGGACCCTATTTCATTGGCGGTGTATCTGCATACCTTTGGTTTGCGGGAGGCGGCTGATTTTTGGTTCTGGTACGATACCCCGGATGAGAAACGTTTGTGGCTGACGTCGATTAGAACCTGGACAGATAGGGCTAAGCCTGTTTACCAAGGACCCTTGTTCAATCTGATTAATTATGAGATCTTTCGGAGCGCGGCCAACGGTCTCCCTCCCGGGGTGTATGATTTTCACTTTGCGGTGGACACTATTCCT is a genomic window containing:
- a CDS encoding glycosyltransferase family 39 protein — its product is MDIRGTHRTEIADHLAEKNIVRSCSDPWQWLAVLAIVVGTIWLRWHLLDVSLERDEGEYAYGGQLLLQGVPPYQLLYNMKLPGIYAVYAVILAVFGNTQTGIHLGLLCANVASIVLLFLLGRRIAGPFAGICAGALFAVLSVGQAVQGVFANAEHFVLVPVLFGALILSIGLDLKRLWLIFFSGVLLGIGVLIKQHGALFALWAGFFVVVEGIIGRYQVRQVIRSVFILTLGTLLPYGLTCLLLLKAGVFEQFWFWTIDYARAYATQVPWSAAWANMAERVSVMWWASPLPWAASGFGVLVCLVRYRGVSRPWVVLGFTLFSILSVCPGFFFRPHYFVLLLPAAALLGGVGIVAAAWIVARDNGQGRTVVVGVILLSLLLGGTLYRQRHFLFQLSPAQASIATYWPNPFNESLEIASFIQKNSKPSDTIAIIGSEPQIFFYANRRSATGYIYMYPLMEGHEFALEMQRRLIAEIEAAKPEYLLFVRIDTSWLQRPDSHFLIYEWFTGYKEGYQRVGVVEIFEKTTRYSWQTESVWPPQTPYWIEVLRKKNAETGEEK
- a CDS encoding glycosyltransferase family 2 protein; this encodes MYQGKKIVVVMPAYNASETLRKTYDEVMAQGVVDLVIVVDDASHDQTAALARTLPHTIVHVHEQNMGYGGNQKSCYRIALEEGAGIVIMVHPDYQYTPMLIPAMASMIGNGLYHCVLGSRILGGHALKGGMPLWKYIANRILTLVENILLDAKLSEYHTGYRAFSRELLESIDLTVNSDDFVFDNQMLAQVLWHGYTIAEVSCPTKYFAEASSINLSRSITYGIGCLKTAISYRLATLGLVHSALFPGVREL
- a CDS encoding MORN motif-containing protein, whose amino-acid sequence is MVVMSINIMLRVSAGLVAAAILVTIFWVSSSVASAVSSGSRCERGDCQDGQGMMLYDNGDKYVGQFMNGLPEGKGALIAHDGSVLEGIFLKGLTMGAGTLIEGDGDKYVGQFYRGVANGQGDKFLTNGSYFKGLWRNGEFFRGNGVMIDASGRHYEGQYKNKLFWGQGKLTESDGSTYEGAFKEGISEGQGKKTFVDGTMYNGLFKKGIYHGLGVLVLDDGTRFEGEFRDGEFFGQGTMTWRDGRKYKGQFEKGQFKGQGVFTSVDGTEYRGMFRDGKYNGRGVLISKDGERLEGDFVDNVFLENDDHKSSMPEAVITLTPDEEEQPLGDKGVELLDSLPSSSEPLGQPKSESKGAK
- a CDS encoding DUF1566 domain-containing protein produces the protein MKVVLLLILGSAALAWIPSSFGGAASSLAADGAPSPIVILPRTGQVLTYDQSGKVIDFKGSGQDGEFQRGAVWPDPRFVVNADGTISDGLTGLMWLKAGNCFRDLPWPTALQALSDFNRGEIICPGMKVKYNDWFVPDLAQLASLVDAQAPVIGDSLRLIGFSEVQNGAYWSATPHRNQQNAWSVSFANGSISAVSKLERHFVLVARLPGSEKDKDSKGGGQPSLVSPVSVLADSSPQRFLDNGDGTVTDLQTGLSWLQDAACLPMLDWQGALSVANQVTGNGGVADCPSLRGVKTDWSLPNVVELRSLIDYRTDYPALSPEHPFHRVMPTGYWTATTVVGAPEYAFVGDMETGAILPVNKAEKRRVLLVRQGVLGPERPRKEAALNRGVMGVDSRYVLEIDPEVVMEIKWPPGGRFVNNGDGTSLDVITGINWLTDANCFGKKSWKEAGAAVDRLNAQATATRSLGKQTQASRRYAIKCEGYEGSAEDWVMPTFQELLDLINAEEKDSAAWLSRQGLHNVQSSGIYWSGTETPLNLYFADAVTLKTGKAGNYPKSLKFFVWPHRKLPAAGEQALEPLLNLTANTIGNYITLSPKDPISLAVYLHTFGLREAADFWFWYDTPDEKRLWLTSIRTWTDRAKPVYQGPLFNLINYEIFRSAANGLPPGVYDFHFAVDTIPNGLMDEVRSEVTVSVVIPGGGE